From the Treponema pectinovorum genome, one window contains:
- a CDS encoding NAD-dependent protein deacylase has translation MEENKKSNTTCLEEKIAVLQGIIDKSQNIVFFGGAGVSTESGIPDFRSTDGLYNQKWKYPPETILSRTFFDENPKEFYRFYREKLIIKGVKPNITHKKLAMLENRGKLKAIVTQNIDGLHQKAGSKTVYELHGSTLRNFCMNCKTFYDENFILESATNENSLPICTKCGGLVKPDVVLYEEGLDNQVVEKAIEAIGAADLLIIGGTSLAVYPAASFINFFRGKNLVIINKTQIPADSHADLVLHTSLGGVFEKIKVN, from the coding sequence ATGGAAGAAAATAAAAAATCAAATACCACTTGCTTAGAAGAAAAAATTGCAGTTTTACAGGGAATTATAGATAAAAGTCAAAATATCGTATTTTTTGGAGGAGCCGGCGTAAGCACAGAAAGCGGAATTCCAGACTTTAGAAGCACCGATGGACTTTACAACCAAAAATGGAAATATCCGCCAGAAACAATTTTGAGCCGCACTTTTTTTGATGAAAACCCTAAAGAGTTTTACAGATTCTACAGAGAAAAACTGATTATAAAAGGAGTAAAACCAAACATAACGCACAAAAAGCTTGCAATGCTCGAAAATCGTGGAAAATTAAAAGCGATTGTAACGCAAAACATTGACGGTCTTCATCAAAAAGCAGGAAGCAAAACCGTTTACGAATTACACGGCAGCACTTTGCGAAATTTTTGCATGAACTGCAAAACCTTTTACGATGAAAATTTTATTTTAGAAAGCGCAACGAATGAAAATTCTCTTCCTATATGCACAAAATGTGGTGGACTTGTAAAACCAGATGTCGTTCTCTACGAAGAAGGTCTCGATAATCAAGTTGTCGAAAAAGCGATAGAAGCAATAGGAGCGGCAGATTTACTGATAATTGGAGGTACTTCTCTTGCCGTATATCCTGCTGCAAGTTTTATAAATTTTTTCAGAGGAAAAAATCTCGTCATCATAAATAAAACGCAAATTCCAGCCGACAGCCATGCAGACTTGGTTTTGCACACAAGCTTAGGCGGTGTTTTTGAAAAGATAAAAGTGAACTAA
- a CDS encoding AzlC family ABC transporter permease: MLKKNSARRAVKLTLPIFFGYISIGIPFGLMVVNAGYPWWMSLFMGLTIFSGTGQYIGIGLMTAGASLPTFLITQFFVGIRHIVYGLSLLKKYKRTNVGNWKFFLIFSLTDETYALTTTCEVPEGEHPGEFYSLIAALNWSYWLLGGLIGALLGTVLPFSFAGVDFALNSLFIVLMIEQIKKSKDFFPSLCGIGTATLAIILSRLGILPAQQVLIVSLSLGIAVLLLVRGIFDKRRQ; this comes from the coding sequence ATGTTAAAAAAGAATTCTGCACGCAGGGCAGTAAAACTGACATTGCCGATTTTTTTTGGTTACATTTCTATAGGAATTCCGTTTGGACTTATGGTTGTAAACGCAGGGTATCCGTGGTGGATGTCTTTGTTTATGGGGCTAACCATTTTTTCGGGAACTGGACAATATATTGGAATTGGACTTATGACAGCAGGTGCAAGCCTTCCAACTTTTTTGATAACCCAATTTTTTGTTGGCATACGGCACATAGTTTACGGACTTTCTCTCTTAAAAAAATATAAGAGAACTAATGTTGGAAATTGGAAATTCTTTTTGATTTTTTCTTTAACAGATGAGACCTACGCTCTTACGACAACCTGTGAAGTTCCAGAAGGAGAACACCCTGGAGAATTTTACAGCTTGATTGCAGCGTTGAACTGGTCGTACTGGCTTTTAGGTGGCTTGATTGGCGCCTTATTGGGAACAGTTTTGCCGTTCAGTTTTGCAGGAGTGGATTTTGCACTTAATTCGCTGTTTATTGTTCTTATGATTGAGCAGATAAAAAAGAGCAAGGATTTTTTCCCTTCGTTGTGCGGAATAGGAACTGCCACACTTGCAATAATTCTCTCTCGACTTGGAATACTGCCTGCACAACAGGTTTTGATAGTATCGCTTTCGCTTGGAATTGCGGTTCTCCTTTTGGTTCGAGGAATTTTTGATAAGAGGAGGCAATAA
- a CDS encoding branched-chain amino acid transporter permease: MRLTLLQAVIATLASAVLMFLLRAFPFMLFSKRKPPKLLSFIEQYIPAMVIGVLIIYCLIDPKYMTFTASPWGIPAIAGVIFTVFLHLWKRNSMISIFGGTIIYMVLEYLI, encoded by the coding sequence ATGAGACTTACTTTATTACAGGCTGTTATTGCAACTTTGGCGAGTGCAGTTTTAATGTTTTTATTGAGAGCCTTTCCTTTTATGCTATTTAGCAAACGAAAACCGCCTAAACTTTTGAGCTTTATAGAGCAGTACATTCCTGCAATGGTGATTGGAGTTTTGATAATCTATTGTTTGATTGATCCAAAATATATGACTTTTACCGCTTCTCCATGGGGAATTCCTGCTATTGCAGGTGTAATTTTTACGGTTTTTTTGCACCTTTGGAAAAGGAACAGCATGATAAGCATTTTTGGCGGAACCATCATCTATATGGTTCTTGAATATCTTATATAG
- a CDS encoding response regulator: MKNNKPQVFSALEVANICGVVNQTAINWIKGGHLKAFTTPGGQYRVYPDDLADFMKKRNMRIPKKLAESCSSLIFEKHSILVVDDDLGLNTVVTKFLSNKFEDGNIEVFQAFDGFEAGVLMMEKHPKILILDLDLPGVDGFSLCKRIHGDEAFANTVIIVITALEDGDIENRVKEQGVKFFFKKPLNLAQLAQVIEL, from the coding sequence ATGAAAAATAATAAACCGCAAGTTTTTTCGGCATTGGAAGTAGCAAATATCTGCGGCGTCGTAAATCAGACGGCAATAAACTGGATAAAAGGTGGTCATTTAAAGGCTTTTACAACTCCTGGCGGTCAATACAGAGTTTATCCAGACGATTTGGCAGACTTCATGAAAAAACGCAACATGCGTATTCCTAAAAAATTAGCGGAATCTTGTTCTTCTTTGATTTTTGAAAAACATTCAATTTTGGTGGTTGATGACGATTTGGGACTCAATACCGTCGTTACAAAATTCCTTAGCAATAAGTTTGAAGATGGAAATATAGAAGTTTTTCAGGCATTTGACGGTTTTGAAGCAGGTGTTTTGATGATGGAAAAACATCCCAAAATTTTAATTTTGGATCTTGATTTGCCAGGGGTCGACGGTTTTAGCCTGTGCAAGAGAATACATGGGGATGAAGCTTTTGCAAACACTGTGATTATAGTCATAACTGCCCTTGAAGATGGCGATATTGAAAATCGTGTAAAGGAGCAGGGCGTAAAATTTTTCTTTAAAAAACCGCTTAATCTGGCTCAGCTTGCACAGGTCATAGAACTTTAA
- a CDS encoding ABC transporter ATP-binding protein — protein MNGSQVTITNVSKQFGDFIALNNINFTIRQGEFFTLLGPSGCGKTTLLRIIAGFENPDEGAILFDETNVVGVPPNKRHSNTVFQSYALFPHMSVFENVAFSLRLKKTDNATVEKKVREYLSLVQLEEHMYKKPNQLSGGQRQRVAIARALINEPKVLLLDEPLSALDAKLRSNLLVELDRLHDKIGITFIFVTHDQTEALAVSDRIAVMNKGNVLQIGTPYEIYESPATQFVAQFIGETNLFESKVVNCESYKAKTGEEYMVTLNVPALGMQAQLSGDTQATKEEDKNILVTDYEHTDEGQAVAFTIRPEKIRITLNEPDVKGRKDINVFKGIVEEPVYTGFQSKFIVKLEKTGTIINVYKQHTNYLDDGPEIQWKDTVYISWSAEDGYIVEDIEK, from the coding sequence TTGAACGGTAGCCAGGTTACGATTACCAACGTGTCTAAGCAGTTTGGTGATTTTATTGCACTAAACAATATTAATTTTACGATTAGGCAGGGTGAATTTTTTACGCTGTTGGGACCTTCCGGCTGTGGTAAAACAACGTTGCTGCGTATTATTGCGGGTTTTGAGAATCCTGATGAAGGCGCTATTCTTTTTGATGAAACAAATGTTGTAGGGGTGCCTCCAAACAAGCGACACTCAAATACTGTTTTTCAAAGTTATGCACTTTTTCCGCATATGAGCGTTTTTGAAAATGTGGCTTTTTCTCTAAGACTAAAAAAAACAGACAATGCAACTGTAGAAAAAAAAGTACGTGAATATCTTTCTTTGGTACAACTCGAAGAACACATGTATAAAAAACCAAATCAACTTTCTGGCGGACAAAGACAGAGAGTCGCAATCGCACGAGCGCTTATAAACGAACCAAAAGTTTTATTGCTTGACGAACCACTTTCTGCATTGGATGCAAAGTTGCGTTCAAACCTGCTTGTTGAATTAGACAGACTGCACGATAAAATTGGAATTACTTTTATCTTTGTAACACACGATCAAACAGAAGCTCTTGCAGTTTCTGATAGAATTGCCGTTATGAACAAGGGAAATGTTCTACAAATTGGAACTCCTTATGAAATTTATGAAAGTCCTGCAACACAGTTCGTAGCTCAATTTATTGGAGAGACAAATCTTTTTGAATCAAAGGTTGTAAACTGTGAAAGCTACAAGGCAAAAACCGGCGAAGAATATATGGTAACGCTCAATGTTCCAGCTTTGGGAATGCAGGCACAACTTTCTGGCGACACCCAAGCGACTAAAGAAGAAGATAAAAATATCCTTGTTACAGATTACGAACACACCGATGAAGGGCAGGCGGTGGCATTTACAATCCGTCCAGAAAAAATTCGCATAACTTTAAACGAACCTGATGTAAAAGGCAGAAAAGACATAAACGTTTTTAAAGGCATAGTTGAAGAACCCGTTTACACCGGATTTCAATCTAAGTTCATTGTAAAACTGGAAAAAACTGGAACTATAATAAACGTCTACAAACAGCATACAAACTATTTGGATGACGGTCCTGAAATTCAGTGGAAAGACACCGTTTATATATCTTGGTCGGCAGAAGACGGATATATAGTCGAAGACATCGAAAAATAA
- the sppA gene encoding signal peptide peptidase SppA: MKDKNTKKGLIVLLLIVAVAITMGTFKLVSKKSDNLLQSERFTSKKIVNFNKKLKPYIAVIYINGVIQEKGNQYNQAWLLDKIESLKNDEKNKGILLFIDSPGGAVYQSDEAYLKLIDYKNTGKKIYSYFGSLAASGGYYIALAGDKIFANRNTLTGSIGVISASTIDATALLEKIGIKSLTIHAGKNKNMFNYNEKATDEQIKIMQSIADEAYEQFTQIVSESRKMNIKKVQQLADGRIYTAKQAKELNLIDEICTFEQAKNKIKEDFDNNELNFKGFRYEKNENLRSLLFESLSFIKSPQSVFLQNAPLSYIYIAK; this comes from the coding sequence ATGAAAGACAAAAACACGAAAAAAGGGCTCATAGTTTTGCTACTGATTGTTGCTGTCGCGATAACAATGGGAACATTCAAATTAGTATCTAAAAAAAGCGACAATCTTTTACAAAGCGAAAGATTTACTTCAAAAAAAATAGTAAATTTTAATAAAAAACTAAAGCCTTACATAGCAGTGATTTACATCAATGGAGTTATACAAGAAAAAGGAAATCAATACAATCAAGCGTGGCTCTTAGATAAGATTGAATCGCTAAAAAACGACGAAAAAAACAAAGGGATTCTGCTTTTTATAGATTCGCCAGGTGGTGCAGTTTATCAATCTGATGAGGCATATCTTAAACTTATAGACTATAAAAATACCGGAAAAAAAATCTATTCATATTTTGGCTCTCTTGCCGCTTCTGGCGGATATTACATAGCCTTGGCAGGCGATAAGATTTTTGCAAATCGCAACACATTGACAGGCTCAATCGGTGTAATAAGTGCAAGCACAATAGATGCAACCGCACTGCTTGAAAAAATTGGCATAAAATCGCTTACGATACATGCTGGAAAAAACAAAAATATGTTTAACTACAACGAAAAAGCGACTGATGAGCAAATTAAGATAATGCAGTCTATTGCAGACGAAGCATACGAGCAGTTCACCCAAATTGTAAGCGAGTCGAGAAAAATGAACATAAAAAAAGTGCAACAACTTGCTGATGGAAGGATTTACACCGCAAAACAGGCAAAAGAACTCAATTTAATTGATGAAATTTGTACTTTTGAGCAAGCGAAAAATAAAATAAAAGAAGATTTTGACAACAACGAGTTGAATTTTAAAGGATTTCGATATGAAAAAAATGAGAACCTTCGCTCTCTACTTTTCGAAAGTCTTTCGTTTATAAAATCACCACAATCCGTATTTTTGCAAAATGCGCCTCTTTCTTACATCTATATCGCAAAATAA
- a CDS encoding ABC transporter permease gives MENNKESFLLKFVRKARDKAFKKSNPGPIYAWPMGLWFSLFFVIPLVIIVAYAFMKRDVYGSVIAQFSLKAFGQMFRPAYGIILLRTLWISAISTLVTILISLPCGYAMARSKHQTILLILVIIPFLTNSLIRIFAWITILGDNGLLNMILGFFFKLWNEVTGNPEAVFKPVKFMYTNGAVIILSIYMYLPYAILPIFTAVDRFDFSLLEAARDLGATKPQSMTKVLLPGIRSGIISALIFTFIPIFGSYTVPNIVGGKDSYMIGNVIVDQVQKIRNWPLASAFSMILTLLSMAGILWMLYSSKKDAALKKLSTKEDVTSTCGVK, from the coding sequence ATGGAAAACAATAAAGAAAGTTTTTTGCTCAAATTTGTACGCAAAGCAAGAGATAAAGCATTCAAAAAATCAAATCCAGGTCCAATTTATGCTTGGCCCATGGGTTTGTGGTTCAGTTTGTTTTTTGTAATTCCGCTAGTAATAATCGTGGCATACGCTTTTATGAAAAGAGATGTTTACGGCTCTGTAATTGCACAATTCAGTTTAAAAGCCTTTGGACAGATGTTTCGCCCTGCTTACGGAATTATCTTGTTAAGGACTTTATGGATTAGTGCAATCTCAACTCTGGTTACGATTTTAATTTCTCTACCTTGCGGATACGCAATGGCAAGAAGCAAACACCAGACAATTCTTTTGATTCTAGTAATTATTCCTTTTCTCACTAATTCGCTTATAAGAATTTTCGCTTGGATAACGATTTTAGGCGATAACGGTTTGCTAAATATGATTTTGGGATTTTTCTTTAAGCTCTGGAACGAGGTTACAGGAAATCCTGAAGCGGTTTTTAAACCTGTAAAATTTATGTACACAAACGGTGCGGTCATAATCTTAAGCATTTACATGTATCTTCCTTATGCGATTCTGCCAATCTTTACCGCTGTAGACAGATTTGATTTTTCACTTTTGGAGGCAGCTCGCGATTTGGGAGCGACAAAGCCACAATCAATGACAAAAGTTTTGCTTCCAGGAATACGCAGCGGTATAATTTCTGCGTTGATTTTTACATTCATTCCTATTTTTGGCTCTTACACTGTTCCAAACATCGTCGGCGGAAAAGACAGCTATATGATTGGAAACGTAATTGTGGACCAAGTGCAGAAGATAAGAAACTGGCCATTGGCTTCTGCTTTTTCTATGATTTTAACATTACTTTCTATGGCAGGAATCCTTTGGATGCTATATTCCAGCAAAAAAGATGCAGCACTTAAAAAACTTTCTACAAAAGAAGATGTAACATCAACTTGCGGAGTAAAATAA
- a CDS encoding CYTH domain-containing protein, with amino-acid sequence MYEIELKAHVQDRKKTIKNLEKFASFYAAVEKYDSYYENLINGKTIKVRIRKEIPFSTKELENSPKVSTGKSVIFTYKQKEMHSETGVAIEVNNEHEAYLSDAEPLESFLKDTGFSLSLTKHKTVLSWQFDGILLELCNVERLGDFIEIEVLTETNDSHQVEQAQARLRKLLSKCEIPEDKIEKRYYSQMLEELKK; translated from the coding sequence ATGTATGAAATTGAATTAAAAGCACACGTTCAAGACAGAAAAAAGACAATCAAAAATCTTGAAAAATTTGCTTCGTTCTATGCAGCAGTAGAAAAATATGACAGTTATTATGAAAATTTAATTAACGGAAAAACGATAAAAGTTCGTATACGAAAAGAAATTCCTTTTTCCACAAAAGAATTAGAAAATTCGCCAAAAGTTTCCACAGGAAAATCTGTAATCTTTACCTACAAACAAAAGGAAATGCACTCCGAAACTGGAGTTGCAATCGAAGTAAACAACGAACACGAAGCCTATCTTTCAGATGCAGAGCCGCTTGAATCTTTTTTAAAAGACACAGGATTTTCACTTTCACTTACAAAACACAAAACAGTTTTGAGCTGGCAATTCGACGGAATCTTGTTAGAACTTTGTAACGTGGAACGTTTAGGAGATTTTATAGAAATAGAAGTGCTAACAGAAACAAACGATTCCCATCAAGTGGAACAAGCACAGGCAAGGCTAAGAAAATTGCTTTCAAAATGCGAAATTCCAGAAGATAAAATTGAAAAACGATATTATTCACAAATGCTGGAGGAGTTAAAAAAATAA
- the rplM gene encoding 50S ribosomal protein L13, whose protein sequence is MKTLFVKEYEQKRDWYVIDAAGKPLGRVAAKAASVVRGKNKSTFTPNQAMGDFVVIINADKVVVTGNKEEGKLYRHYTGYVGGLREYSFAKLLAKKPTEPLTRTIAGMLPNGRLGRKMMDSVKIYAGSDYPQKAQNPKPLEV, encoded by the coding sequence ATGAAAACTTTATTCGTTAAAGAGTATGAACAAAAACGTGACTGGTACGTTATAGACGCTGCCGGAAAACCGCTCGGACGTGTTGCCGCAAAAGCTGCATCAGTTGTTCGTGGAAAAAACAAATCTACTTTTACGCCTAATCAGGCTATGGGAGACTTTGTTGTTATCATCAATGCAGACAAAGTTGTCGTTACTGGAAACAAAGAAGAAGGCAAACTTTATCGCCATTACACAGGCTATGTAGGTGGTCTTCGCGAATATTCTTTCGCAAAACTTTTGGCAAAAAAGCCTACCGAGCCACTTACTAGAACAATTGCTGGTATGCTTCCTAATGGTCGTCTTGGACGCAAAATGATGGACAGCGTAAAAATCTATGCTGGTTCTGATTATCCACAGAAGGCTCAGAACCCAAAACCGCTTGAAGTTTAA
- a CDS encoding regulatory protein RecX codes for MRLESVKQVASDVVEITADDRPVFFVREAFLQNLKIDDFAKGKEFFGEEEEEILQAALIFSAECKAEEYLARCEQCRFSLEKKLIQKNHSKSSVKTALDWLEAKGLLDDSRFCRSWLRSHVISKPQGRPRLVSELCSRGIKTFVARQAVDEFLEIAEEEKLCKRCFIKATAMGKKDEKLIKYMIDSGFSYKMVSRFIDIKEN; via the coding sequence ATGCGCTTAGAATCAGTAAAACAGGTTGCGTCAGATGTTGTAGAAATTACCGCAGATGATAGGCCTGTTTTTTTTGTCAGAGAAGCTTTTTTGCAAAATTTAAAAATAGACGACTTTGCAAAAGGAAAAGAATTTTTTGGAGAAGAGGAAGAAGAAATTCTTCAAGCGGCACTCATTTTTTCTGCTGAATGCAAGGCAGAAGAATATCTTGCTCGCTGTGAGCAATGCAGATTTTCTCTTGAAAAAAAACTTATTCAAAAAAATCATTCAAAATCGTCTGTAAAAACTGCTCTTGACTGGCTCGAAGCAAAGGGGCTTTTGGACGATAGCCGATTTTGTCGTTCATGGTTACGCTCTCATGTTATTTCAAAACCGCAAGGACGGCCACGGCTCGTAAGTGAACTTTGTTCGCGAGGAATAAAAACTTTTGTTGCAAGGCAGGCCGTTGACGAGTTTTTGGAGATTGCAGAAGAAGAAAAATTATGCAAGCGCTGTTTTATAAAAGCAACAGCTATGGGGAAAAAAGACGAAAAATTGATAAAATATATGATAGATTCCGGTTTTTCGTATAAAATGGTATCGAGATTTATAGATATAAAAGAAAACTAA
- the rpsI gene encoding 30S ribosomal protein S9 — MVKNIAIGTGRRKTATARVFLRDGSGKIVVNGKDLADYFDTEDQIRIVHQPLLVTSNENKFDILINVTGGGLVGQAEACLHGLSRALLQVDPDAHTSLKANGFLTRDSRMVERKKYGQRGARRRFQFSKR, encoded by the coding sequence ATGGTAAAGAATATTGCAATTGGTACAGGTAGAAGAAAGACTGCTACAGCTCGTGTATTCTTGCGCGACGGCAGCGGAAAAATTGTTGTAAATGGAAAAGATTTAGCTGATTATTTTGATACTGAAGATCAAATTCGTATCGTGCATCAGCCACTTTTGGTTACAAGCAATGAGAATAAATTTGACATTCTCATAAATGTTACTGGTGGCGGACTTGTTGGACAGGCAGAAGCATGTCTTCACGGTCTTTCAAGGGCGTTGCTTCAAGTTGATCCTGATGCTCACACATCTCTAAAAGCTAACGGATTCCTTACTCGTGATAGCCGCATGGTTGAACGCAAAAAGTACGGTCAGCGTGGTGCACGTCGCAGATTCCAGTTCTCAAAGCGTTAA
- a CDS encoding DUF975 family protein, translating to MFNRRAYKKLAKSQLKGRRFVPAIATLITIAILALISGSETYSKNFSEGKNPYLQNVDFIEEDFPNGMNFFWEKNFSAYSDSSDLIFSIIMVCILGILNLALCHLYNEYFKDAGKIPLSRWLQGFSYWFKGALSMLWYSLWVFLWSLLFFIPGLVKAFSYSQMFFIIAENPKIGVAKAMRLSKVMTKGFKGDLFVMYLSFILWDFLSVCTGGILVLWVHPYKKLSFLNAYKDLKIHAIRAGLLSPEDFR from the coding sequence ATGTTTAATAGAAGAGCTTACAAAAAACTGGCAAAAAGTCAGTTAAAAGGAAGAAGATTTGTGCCTGCGATTGCAACTTTAATAACGATTGCAATTCTCGCCTTGATAAGCGGTTCCGAAACCTATTCTAAAAATTTTTCCGAAGGAAAAAATCCCTATTTGCAAAATGTCGACTTTATAGAAGAAGATTTTCCAAATGGAATGAACTTTTTCTGGGAAAAGAATTTTTCAGCATACAGCGATAGTTCAGATTTAATTTTTTCTATCATAATGGTTTGTATTTTAGGAATTTTAAACCTTGCGCTGTGCCACTTATACAATGAATATTTTAAGGATGCAGGAAAAATTCCCCTTTCACGATGGCTTCAAGGATTTTCGTACTGGTTTAAAGGTGCACTTTCTATGCTTTGGTATTCTTTGTGGGTTTTTCTTTGGAGTCTTTTATTTTTTATTCCAGGACTCGTAAAAGCGTTTTCGTATTCGCAGATGTTTTTTATAATCGCAGAAAATCCAAAAATCGGTGTTGCAAAGGCAATGCGTTTAAGCAAAGTTATGACAAAAGGATTCAAAGGCGATTTATTTGTAATGTATCTTTCGTTTATACTTTGGGATTTTCTTTCGGTTTGCACTGGAGGAATTCTAGTCCTTTGGGTTCATCCATATAAAAAACTTTCGTTTTTAAACGCCTACAAGGATTTAAAAATTCACGCAATAAGAGCAGGGCTTCTCTCTCCAGAAGATTTTAGATAA